A stretch of Lactuca sativa cultivar Salinas chromosome 6, Lsat_Salinas_v11, whole genome shotgun sequence DNA encodes these proteins:
- the LOC111898752 gene encoding bidirectional sugar transporter SWEET4 isoform X1 has translation MKLKCKNPNSTDLSLIIYTHTRHPFSLYLHKQHHITPHLPPLISATNTHTPLICFFTMVSSELARTAVGIIGNVIALILFLSPVSQTNSNFDQKPNKILRPTFIQIVKKRTVEQFSPVPYLATFINCGVWVLYGLPVVHPHSFLVITINGTGLLIETAYLLLFLIYCDRKQRIKMLLIIAGELVFLGVLSALVLTVAHSTKVRSDIVGSIAIVGNIMMYASPLSVMKLVITTKSVEYMPFFLSLFSMLNGISWTIYALIRFDPYIVIPNGLGSLLGITQLILYATFYKSTQRQLAARKANAEMGLAETGT, from the exons atgAAATTAAAGtgcaaaaatccaaactcaaccGATTTGTCATTAATAATTTACACACACACTCGTCaccctttctctctctatctccaTAAGCAACACCATATAACACCCCATCTTCCTCCTCTCATTTCAgcaacaaacacacacactccaCTTATTTGCTTCTTCACCATGGTTTCTTCAGAATTAGCACGCACAGCTGTCGGCATCATCG GAAATGTCATTGCACTCATCTTGTTCTTATCTCCTGT AAGTCAAACAAATTCTAATTTTGACCAAAAGCCAAACAAAATTCTCAGGCCAACATTCATTCAAATTGTGAAGAAAAGAACGGTGGAGCAATTCTCGCCGGTGCCATACCTCGCCACCTTTATAAACTGCGGGGTGTGGGTGTTGTACGGACTTCCGGTGGTCCATCCTCACAGCTTTTTGGTCATCACAATCAACGGCACAGGTTTGTTGATCGAGACTGCGTATCTGCTGCTCTTCCTGATATACTGTGACCGCAAGCAGAGGATCAAAATGCTACTGATCATTGCCGGCGAACTGGTGTTTCTCGGCGTCTTGTCTGCCCTGGTCCTGACCGTTGCCCATTCCACCAAAGTCCGGTCAGATATTGTCGGAAGTATTGCCATTGTTGGGAATATTATGATGTATGCGTCTCCATTGTCTGTTATG aaactTGTGATTACAACGAAAAGCGTGGAATATATGCCATTTTTCTTGTCTTTGTTTTCGATGCTGAATGGCATAAGTTGGACTATCTACGCACTCATTCGCTTTGATCCCTACATTGTT ATACCAAATGGGCTTGGATCACTATTGGGTATAACCCAGTTAATACTGTACGCTACCTTTTACAAGTCAACACAGCGACAATTGGCTGCGAGGAAAGCAAATGCAGAGATGGGTCTGGCTGAAACGGGTACATAG
- the LOC111898752 gene encoding bidirectional sugar transporter SWEET4 isoform X2, with protein sequence MKLKCKNPNSTDLSLIIYTHTRHPFSLYLHKQHHITPHLPPLISATNTHTPLICFFTMVSSELARTAVGIIGNVIALILFLSPVPTFIQIVKKRTVEQFSPVPYLATFINCGVWVLYGLPVVHPHSFLVITINGTGLLIETAYLLLFLIYCDRKQRIKMLLIIAGELVFLGVLSALVLTVAHSTKVRSDIVGSIAIVGNIMMYASPLSVMKLVITTKSVEYMPFFLSLFSMLNGISWTIYALIRFDPYIVIPNGLGSLLGITQLILYATFYKSTQRQLAARKANAEMGLAETGT encoded by the exons atgAAATTAAAGtgcaaaaatccaaactcaaccGATTTGTCATTAATAATTTACACACACACTCGTCaccctttctctctctatctccaTAAGCAACACCATATAACACCCCATCTTCCTCCTCTCATTTCAgcaacaaacacacacactccaCTTATTTGCTTCTTCACCATGGTTTCTTCAGAATTAGCACGCACAGCTGTCGGCATCATCG GAAATGTCATTGCACTCATCTTGTTCTTATCTCCTGT GCCAACATTCATTCAAATTGTGAAGAAAAGAACGGTGGAGCAATTCTCGCCGGTGCCATACCTCGCCACCTTTATAAACTGCGGGGTGTGGGTGTTGTACGGACTTCCGGTGGTCCATCCTCACAGCTTTTTGGTCATCACAATCAACGGCACAGGTTTGTTGATCGAGACTGCGTATCTGCTGCTCTTCCTGATATACTGTGACCGCAAGCAGAGGATCAAAATGCTACTGATCATTGCCGGCGAACTGGTGTTTCTCGGCGTCTTGTCTGCCCTGGTCCTGACCGTTGCCCATTCCACCAAAGTCCGGTCAGATATTGTCGGAAGTATTGCCATTGTTGGGAATATTATGATGTATGCGTCTCCATTGTCTGTTATG aaactTGTGATTACAACGAAAAGCGTGGAATATATGCCATTTTTCTTGTCTTTGTTTTCGATGCTGAATGGCATAAGTTGGACTATCTACGCACTCATTCGCTTTGATCCCTACATTGTT ATACCAAATGGGCTTGGATCACTATTGGGTATAACCCAGTTAATACTGTACGCTACCTTTTACAAGTCAACACAGCGACAATTGGCTGCGAGGAAAGCAAATGCAGAGATGGGTCTGGCTGAAACGGGTACATAG
- the LOC111898753 gene encoding signal recognition particle 19 kDa protein, which yields MDGETPNFKKWNILYPVYINSKKTIAEGRRICAAKACENPTAVEIGDCCSHLKIPFAIELDKAYPRDFMQVGRVRFILKRSDGSLYNQAITSKKHLMLHVAELVPRHPGRVKKQEPAATSTTGPSKSGKGGKKKR from the exons ATGGATGGTGAGACGCCTAATTTCAAAAAATGGAATATACTATATCCTGTTTACATAAACTCGAAGAAGACTATAGCCGAAGGTAGACGAATCTGCGCAGCAAAAGCTTGCGAAAACCCTACCGCGGTAGAAATCGGTGATTGTTGCAGCCACCTGAAAATTCCTTTCGCTATTGAG CTTGATAAGGCATATCCACGGGACTTCATGCAAGTAGGAAGGGTGAGGTTCATTCTGAAAAGGTCGGATGGGAGTTTATACAACCAAGCTATCACATCTA AAAAACACCTGATGCTTCATGTTGCTGAATTGGTTCCAAGACACCCTGGCAGGGTAAAGAAACAGGAGCCTGCTGCCACGTCAACCACTGGACCTTCTAAATCTGGAAAGGGTGGCAAAAAGAAgagataa
- the LOC111898795 gene encoding uncharacterized protein LOC111898795: MADDVTRWSVTYTKHIKQKRKVYQDGFLDVQSSSHKVKLYDDCDKLLDSKIVKLDDAVKSGETITLGAYLVDIGDPHGDSKPFPNLILQRDKSTADKAHMSNSKTSKVSSRIGKTSSINLSPSQKIIREFKKREVKKYCSPPSCPDTSKDDSTEWQVLYTTQLTQKAKKFHDGILKVLISGLRGRQAILYDETRTQLDSRFLKKEETITAGESMKFDGHIVDIIELRDHKPFKDTNVDGRNFYKQNTMPSKNHNEHLAEFKKHETNMSFTKTDLKEWNVMYTTQVTQKAKKFHDGILKLASCGSQGREEATLLSEDGTILSHRYLKLSEDINSGSLFNMSNYLVEIGEQRRCSEGESSRKASTLENEDVENIKLSKRIPANRPLSDEKTPKRALQSEDTDSKARIFEPDEAVSTTIINNKPLRDARSILSILKRPTTQESGEIEKQKDSYTSTSDVAICNEENCKPVDDDTDTKSPDSSKDYNDLNDFKNTNSRNADFPSFDLGFD, translated from the exons ATGGCGGATGATGTAACGAGATGGTCGGTGACCTACacgaagcacataaagcagaagCGTAAAGTTTATCAAGACGGATTCTTAGATGTTCAATCATCTAGTCATAAG GTTAAGCTATATGACGATTGTGATAAACTTTTGGATAGCAAAATTGTGAAGCTTGATGATGCTGTTAAATCGGGTGAAACAATAACACTTGGTGCTTATCTTGTTGACATTGGTGATCCTCATGGAGATAGTAAACCCTTTCCAAACTTGATTCTTCAAAGAGACAAATCTACTGCTGATAAGGCTCACATGTCCAACAGTA AAACCAGCAAGGTTAGCTCACGAATTGGTAAAACATCATCAATCAATCTGAGTCCATCACAGAAAATTATCAGAG AGTTCAAGAAACGTGAAGTCAAGAAGTATTGCTCTCCACCCAGTTGTCCAGACACATCTAAAGATGATTCAACAG AATGGCAGGTCTTATACACTACTCAATTAACACAAAAAGCCAAGAAATTTCACGATGGAatcttaaaagttttaatttctgGGTTGCGGGGGAGGCAG GCGATTCTATATGATGAAACAAGGACACAATTAGACAGCAGATTCCTTAAAAAGGAGGAAACAATTACAGCTGGTGAATCAATGAAATTTGATGGTCATATAGTTGACATTATAGAACTCAGAGACCATAAACCTTTCAAAGATACAAATGTTGATGGAAGAAATTTCTATAAACAGAATACAATGCCTTCCAAGAATCACAATGAGCATCTTGCTG AGTTCAAGAAACATGAAACAAACATGTCTTTTACAAAAACAGATTTAAAAG AGTGGAATGTCATGTACACTACACAAGTAACCCAAAAGGCCAAGAAGTTCCATGATGGTATCTTAAAACTTGCAAGTTGTGGATCACAAGGGAGAGAG GAGGCTACTTTGTTATCAGAAGATGGAACAATATTGTCCCATAGATACCTTAAACTCTCTGAAGACATCAACAGTGGAAGTTTATTCAACATGTCAAATtacttggtggaaattggtgaacaAAGGAGATGTTCTGAAG GGGAAAGTTCAAGGAAAGCTTCTACATTGGAAAATGAAGATGTAGAAAATATCAAATTATCTAAGAGAATCCCAGCTAACAGACCTCTATCTGATG AAAAAACTCCAAAAAGAGCTTTGCAATCGGAAGATACTGACTCAAAAGCTAGAATTTTTGAGCCAGATGAAGCTGTATCAACAACTATCATAAACAACAAGCCTTTACGTGATG CACGTTCGATTTTGTCCATTCTAAAAAGACCTACTACTCAAGAAAGTGGTGAAATAGAGAAGCAAAAAGACTCATATACTAGTACTTCTGACGTGGCAATTTGCAATGAGGAAAATTGCAAACCAGTTGATGATGATACTGATACTAAATCACCAGATTCTTCTAAAGATTACAATGATCTGAATGATTTCAAGAATACAAACTCAAGAAATGCAGACTTCCCAAGTTTTGATCTTGGATTTGACTAG
- the LOC111898755 gene encoding protein ABIL2 isoform X4 produces MEGKIVIDLLPHPNYDEGLFANGLKDLRNVKEQLYSAADHFEDSYYKNDQKQMLFESLKNYISKSLIKTIDHLGSVMYKLNNFLDHNVNEASRLNLQLLCIEQRLQTCQAYANKVGLYQYLETPQTPKCPKKYTLPENCVFEGKAESFGVRKGYSGQFPPGSVDFSFRKAALNKRIEKRSRSISPIRFRIKRSESASCAHRSMSPNISRRSCSSYPQRESPKDMEAYSKKTRNLFKLLLNMYKSKNKA; encoded by the exons ATGGAGGGTAAAATTGTAATTGATCTTCTTCCACATCCCAACTATGATGAAGGTCTCTTTGCCAATGGCCTCAAG GACTTAAGAAATGTGAAAGAACAGTTGTATTCAGCTGCAGATCATTTTGAAGATTCGTATTACAAGAATGATCAGAAACAAAT GTTGTTTGAAAGCTTAAAGAACTACATCTCCAAATCTCTCATTAAAACCATAGACCATTTGGGGTCTGTCATGTATAAACTCAACAACTTTCTAGATCACAATGTCAATGAAGCTTCCAGACTAAACCTTCAACTCTTATGCATTGAACAG AGGTTACAAACATGTCAAGCATATGCTAACAAAGTTGGATTATATCAATACTTAGAGACTCCACAGACACCCAAGTGTCCTAAGAAGTACACTCTCCCAG AGAATTGTGTTTTTGAAGGAAAGGCTGAGTCATTTGGTGTAAg AAAGGGGTATTCTGGACAATTCCCACCGGGTTCAGTTGACTTTTCATTTAGAAAGGCTGCATTGAACAAAAGAATAG AAAAACGATCAAGATCAATTTCACCTATTCGATTCCGGATAAAGCGATCAGAGTCTGCATCTTGTGCTCATAGATCCATGagtccaaacatatcaagaagaTCTTGTTCATCGTATCCACAAAGAGAAAGTCCAAAAGATATGGAAGCCTACTCTAAGAAAACCAGAAATCTTTTCAAACTGTTGCTCAACATGTACAAGTCAAAGAATAAGGCGTAA
- the LOC111898755 gene encoding protein ABIL2 isoform X3 has product MEGKIVIDLLPHPNYDEGLFANGLKDLRNVKEQLYSAADHFEDSYYKNDQKQMLFESLKNYISKSLIKTIDHLGSVMYKLNNFLDHNVNEASRLNLQLLCIEQRLQTCQAYANKVGLYQYLETPQTPKCPKKYTLPENCVFEGKAESFGVSRKGYSGQFPPGSVDFSFRKAALNKRIEKRSRSISPIRFRIKRSESASCAHRSMSPNISRRSCSSYPQRESPKDMEAYSKKTRNLFKLLLNMYKSKNKA; this is encoded by the exons ATGGAGGGTAAAATTGTAATTGATCTTCTTCCACATCCCAACTATGATGAAGGTCTCTTTGCCAATGGCCTCAAG GACTTAAGAAATGTGAAAGAACAGTTGTATTCAGCTGCAGATCATTTTGAAGATTCGTATTACAAGAATGATCAGAAACAAAT GTTGTTTGAAAGCTTAAAGAACTACATCTCCAAATCTCTCATTAAAACCATAGACCATTTGGGGTCTGTCATGTATAAACTCAACAACTTTCTAGATCACAATGTCAATGAAGCTTCCAGACTAAACCTTCAACTCTTATGCATTGAACAG AGGTTACAAACATGTCAAGCATATGCTAACAAAGTTGGATTATATCAATACTTAGAGACTCCACAGACACCCAAGTGTCCTAAGAAGTACACTCTCCCAG AGAATTGTGTTTTTGAAGGAAAGGCTGAGTCATTTGGTGTAAg CAGAAAGGGGTATTCTGGACAATTCCCACCGGGTTCAGTTGACTTTTCATTTAGAAAGGCTGCATTGAACAAAAGAATAG AAAAACGATCAAGATCAATTTCACCTATTCGATTCCGGATAAAGCGATCAGAGTCTGCATCTTGTGCTCATAGATCCATGagtccaaacatatcaagaagaTCTTGTTCATCGTATCCACAAAGAGAAAGTCCAAAAGATATGGAAGCCTACTCTAAGAAAACCAGAAATCTTTTCAAACTGTTGCTCAACATGTACAAGTCAAAGAATAAGGCGTAA
- the LOC111898755 gene encoding protein ABIL2 isoform X1 yields the protein MEGKIVIDLLPHPNYDEGLFANGLKDLRNVKEQLYSAADHFEDSYYKNDQKQMLFESLKNYISKSLIKTIDHLGSVMYKLNNFLDHNVNEASRLNLQLLCIEQRLQTCQAYANKVGLYQYLETPQTPKCPKKYTLPGGFLFFKNFSCILLRFFLIIATENCVFEGKAESFGVSRKGYSGQFPPGSVDFSFRKAALNKRIEKRSRSISPIRFRIKRSESASCAHRSMSPNISRRSCSSYPQRESPKDMEAYSKKTRNLFKLLLNMYKSKNKA from the exons ATGGAGGGTAAAATTGTAATTGATCTTCTTCCACATCCCAACTATGATGAAGGTCTCTTTGCCAATGGCCTCAAG GACTTAAGAAATGTGAAAGAACAGTTGTATTCAGCTGCAGATCATTTTGAAGATTCGTATTACAAGAATGATCAGAAACAAAT GTTGTTTGAAAGCTTAAAGAACTACATCTCCAAATCTCTCATTAAAACCATAGACCATTTGGGGTCTGTCATGTATAAACTCAACAACTTTCTAGATCACAATGTCAATGAAGCTTCCAGACTAAACCTTCAACTCTTATGCATTGAACAG AGGTTACAAACATGTCAAGCATATGCTAACAAAGTTGGATTATATCAATACTTAGAGACTCCACAGACACCCAAGTGTCCTAAGAAGTACACTCTCCCAGgtggatttttattttttaaaaatttctcaTGTATCTTATTGAGATTTTTTCTAATTATTGCTACAGAGAATTGTGTTTTTGAAGGAAAGGCTGAGTCATTTGGTGTAAg CAGAAAGGGGTATTCTGGACAATTCCCACCGGGTTCAGTTGACTTTTCATTTAGAAAGGCTGCATTGAACAAAAGAATAG AAAAACGATCAAGATCAATTTCACCTATTCGATTCCGGATAAAGCGATCAGAGTCTGCATCTTGTGCTCATAGATCCATGagtccaaacatatcaagaagaTCTTGTTCATCGTATCCACAAAGAGAAAGTCCAAAAGATATGGAAGCCTACTCTAAGAAAACCAGAAATCTTTTCAAACTGTTGCTCAACATGTACAAGTCAAAGAATAAGGCGTAA
- the LOC111898755 gene encoding protein ABIL2 isoform X2, which yields MEGKIVIDLLPHPNYDEGLFANGLKDLRNVKEQLYSAADHFEDSYYKNDQKQMLFESLKNYISKSLIKTIDHLGSVMYKLNNFLDHNVNEASRLNLQLLCIEQRLQTCQAYANKVGLYQYLETPQTPKCPKKYTLPGGFLFFKNFSCILLRFFLIIATENCVFEGKAESFGVRKGYSGQFPPGSVDFSFRKAALNKRIEKRSRSISPIRFRIKRSESASCAHRSMSPNISRRSCSSYPQRESPKDMEAYSKKTRNLFKLLLNMYKSKNKA from the exons ATGGAGGGTAAAATTGTAATTGATCTTCTTCCACATCCCAACTATGATGAAGGTCTCTTTGCCAATGGCCTCAAG GACTTAAGAAATGTGAAAGAACAGTTGTATTCAGCTGCAGATCATTTTGAAGATTCGTATTACAAGAATGATCAGAAACAAAT GTTGTTTGAAAGCTTAAAGAACTACATCTCCAAATCTCTCATTAAAACCATAGACCATTTGGGGTCTGTCATGTATAAACTCAACAACTTTCTAGATCACAATGTCAATGAAGCTTCCAGACTAAACCTTCAACTCTTATGCATTGAACAG AGGTTACAAACATGTCAAGCATATGCTAACAAAGTTGGATTATATCAATACTTAGAGACTCCACAGACACCCAAGTGTCCTAAGAAGTACACTCTCCCAGgtggatttttattttttaaaaatttctcaTGTATCTTATTGAGATTTTTTCTAATTATTGCTACAGAGAATTGTGTTTTTGAAGGAAAGGCTGAGTCATTTGGTGTAAg AAAGGGGTATTCTGGACAATTCCCACCGGGTTCAGTTGACTTTTCATTTAGAAAGGCTGCATTGAACAAAAGAATAG AAAAACGATCAAGATCAATTTCACCTATTCGATTCCGGATAAAGCGATCAGAGTCTGCATCTTGTGCTCATAGATCCATGagtccaaacatatcaagaagaTCTTGTTCATCGTATCCACAAAGAGAAAGTCCAAAAGATATGGAAGCCTACTCTAAGAAAACCAGAAATCTTTTCAAACTGTTGCTCAACATGTACAAGTCAAAGAATAAGGCGTAA